A single genomic interval of Lathyrus oleraceus cultivar Zhongwan6 chromosome 7, CAAS_Psat_ZW6_1.0, whole genome shotgun sequence harbors:
- the LOC127101611 gene encoding uncharacterized protein LOC127101611, translated as MRRVVQGRSRGIILDVSWNNQGQLIEPNGHTLTSFIGALVRNEIPITCDDWRNKELKESKEKIWSEIKRCFNIEDERRGFCMKLAGKLLRGFRTFLSSKFLKDADGNFVDAELPRKYESLISAEEWEAFKSKRQDPTFQRISATNRERASSPAYPYRKGRVGYGRLEQSMVSIYKLRKQICSSYISFI; from the exons atgcgaagggtggtccaaggaagatctcgaggcatcatactagatgtctcttggaacaaccagggacaacttatagaacctaatgggcataccttaactagtttcatcggtgcactagtaaggaatgaaattcccattacatgtgatgattggagaaataaagagttgaaagagtccaaagaaaaaatttggagtgagataaag cgatgttttaacatcgaagacgaaagaagagggttttgtatgaaattggccggaaagcttcttagaggatttcggacatttttatcatccaagttccttaaggatgcggatggtaattttgtggatgcggagcttcctagaaaatatgaaagtttgatatcggctgaagaatgggaagctttcaaatccaaaagacaagacccgacttttcaaagaataagtgctacaaatcgggaaagagcatcaagtcccgcatatccgtaccgaaaaggacgtgtcggatatggacgcttagaacaatccatggtaagtatttataaattgcgaaaacaaatttgttcatcatatattagttttatctga